The following coding sequences are from one Mugil cephalus isolate CIBA_MC_2020 chromosome 9, CIBA_Mcephalus_1.1, whole genome shotgun sequence window:
- the bicra gene encoding BRD4-interacting chromatin-remodeling complex-associated protein isoform X4, which yields MDDEDGRCLLDVICDPEALNDFLHGSETHLDTDDLLDGSSDPSSSFFSTTGGHVPEVQPAVQLSANESAGLPRVSVDLDFLEDDDILGGSPGGEGGSNGIGTNHEPCDILQQSLAEANITEQSLQEAEAELDLGSFGIPGLTQVVQTLPDPSLSGAGGAAVGVGIGVGGAATIFPGSAPSTTATPPNATAEMLGSVLAQQGLQLQPQVVNKAISVQPFMQPVGLGNVTLQPISSLQALSNGNQSGHLGIGQIQVVGQPTVMTINQSGQPILAKAMGGYQLHQSGPEVSGAGSQAGLGGSGGGLLIQGNKATLGSPALNGPAVCVSSTNSSSGGTMTAPAGLLGFGSTPLSSGIGPQTQTQGQIMQIIQRTPTPIQPKPPQGGAIQPKLFKQQQQQQPQSAPQAPQNDAHKALGLQQIPVSAAQNVAFLTGKPGSNVVLSTQATTQGPQFQQTLFKQQAAQPSGKPLSVHLLNQSSSIVIPSQTVLQGQNHQFLLPQLQAGGQILTQHAGGHIITSQGPGGQLIANQILTANQNINLGQVLTSQGHHGAAHILSGPIQLQPGQMGTPTLFQMPVSLAQSQNQTQAPTVSGHAQTVIQGMPIQNSLTMLSQVEGLSPAVSLQPALQPQPGGVPSSTGAATMAQGQSGECVTVLGSSTDQAAHPAQQLVPQPSILSMPPASSVSTAATVPCSSPSISVSTSSSVTAVGLVPPQAQHSPGRLVFTNQGSSMILSQESLQMFLQQVPSSGHQQTLKIQGMSPSPALTTHATAPPVAESPQPSQSPLTLCQQIQSPHHQQQSRPPSQPQPQSQTPSRSCTPSSHTQLFIVHNQIAESPKPAPQGQPQQTPPQQAHIQVQLQPQPRPASQPAPYQQDMPPVSQSPKPPSAQPAQHQFTTTPVSTCATAVVKTQVPIQGLTAEQQHHLQLVGAQIQTLSSISQPSHQQKQLLDKLHQVQQNIVLQAKQSAQPQPQASSQFSSQQDVPVDKVMITSSASAGTPAQLPSMLQQTSVLVKTPATASSDLQVFSGAQGPAGAMVNQTVTPASLTQPSQVQPKPGVISSVGGMTLGKGGMQIQVLGASLTQMPAPQPPAPVQTQTTTLKMPFSAEPSKEARMLEQLRKHQGSVLHPNYSASFHSFEDTMHRLLPYHLYQGTANSSQDYQRVDDEFERVSCQLLKRTQAMLDKYHYLLFAESKQRLGPSAEMVMIDRMFIQEEKVALNQDRILAKERPEEFVANIQMLESVVSSQQSSSAEPASQSGGVSAAAPPLAPAPHAPTPLPNTALPPAPAPIPAPTPAPAPAPAPAPAPAPAPAAAAAPAPAPSPAPAPPPALAPTPPAVPSLSPFPPTKLVIKQGGGGASVSWSSSCTPPSVATGKPVAEPTSQSGSFVRAPAAAAGASSYSFSSSSHTSQVADDDDALPQRTSKPPIKTYEARRRIGLKLKIKQDQTGFSKVVHNTALDPVHTPQPQMSSQSAPQPQSQPQSEAAETHAKSHPSSTLPTTVIRTQPPVCTPSSSGLSVTISTAQCNPLPRGNVPASAAPSSSSTASSHTWSTSTSSSSTQMNGTLDHHSNVGRVKHNPASTATPSQTTCRLPLRKTYRENISPRVRPGVPGGGDEHFSYPRTTPSPPRHEASTPPSERTVIASVKVEKRDREALQTHTESSHETGGRLGSAMQGLDDMDEVFNRGIKTTQHHHLPQLLDREGAKERGEEHTDQETDVSKCKRLSGKNRHRPGGTFRMDQHAPGPPSPESSFTRDSLLPAKRCKSDSPDMDNASFSSGSPPDDSLNEHLQCAIDSILNLQQEPSARGHHHIKGGNSRPHQHQSQRPGGSTASSHRPSIPHPSSSSSSSSSLAQHPQVGGRGHNGSLVPQTQSR from the exons ATGGATGATGAAGACGGCAGGTGCCTTCTAGATGTAATTTG TGACCCAGAAGCTCTCAATGACTTTCTTCATGGATCTGAGACCCAT TTGGACACTGACGACCTTTTGGATGGTTCGAGTGACCCCTCCAGCTCGTTCTTCTCTACCACTGGG GGCCATGTTCCAGAGGTCCAGCCTGCGGTCCAGCTGTCGGCCAATGAGTCGGCAGGCTTGCCCAGAGTCAGTGTGGATCTGGACTTCCTGGAGGATGATGACATCTTGGGAGGATCCCCAGGTGGAGAAGGTGGGAGCAATGGCATTGGGACAAATCACGAGCCGTGTGACATCCTGCAGCAGAGTCTGGCAGAAGCCAACATCACAGAGCAAAGCTTACAGGAGGCAGAAGCTGAGCTGGACCTGGGCTCCTTCGGAATTCCAGGCCTTACACAGGTGGTTCAGACGCTACCTGATCCCAGCCTCTCTGGGGCTGGAGGCGCTGCTGTTGGCGTAGGCATTGGTGTTGGGGGAGCAGCCACAATTTTCCCCGGGTCTGCTCCGAGCACCACTGCTACTCCTCCCAATGCTACAGCTGAGATGCTTGGGTCAGTGCTTGCTCAACAGGGCCTTCAGCTCCAACCCCAGGTCGTGAACAAGGCCATTAGTGTTCAGCCATTTATGCAGCCTGTGGGCCTGGGAAATGTGACGCTTCAACCCATTTCGAGCCTCCAAGCTCTTTCAAATGGGAATCAGTCTGGACATTTGGGTATCGGACAGATTCAGGTTGTGGGCCAGCCTACTGTCATGACTATCAATCAGTCTGGGCAGCCGATCCTGGCTAAAGCCATGGGTGGTTACCAGCTGCACCAGTCTGGGCCAGAGGTTTCAGGTGCTGGTTCTCAGGCAGGGCTTGGAGGCTCAGGAGGTGGACTTCTCATCCAAGGGAACAAAGCCACTTTGGGATCTCCAGCTTTAAACGGACCGGCTGTTTGTGTTAGCAGCACAAATAGCAGCAGCGGCGGTACAATGACTGCTCCCGCTGGGCTTTTGGGCTTTGGCAGCACCCCTCTAAGTTCAGGAATAGGACCCCAGACTCAAACTCAAGGCCAAATCATGCAGATCATCCAGCGCACACCAACACCCATTCAGCCTAAACCCCCTCAGGGGGGAGCCATCCAACCGAAACTCTtcaaacagcaacagcagcagcagccacagtcGGCACCCCAAGCACCACAAAACGATGCTCATAAGGCTCTTGGGCTGCAGCAAATTCCAGTTTCTGCTGCACAGAATGTAGCCTTCCTGACAGGAAAGCCAGGCTCCAATGTTGTCCTGAGTACTCAAGCCACAACACAAGGCCCTCAGTTTCAACAGACCCTGTTCAAGCAACAAGCAGCACAACCCTCTGGCAAGCCCCTCAGTGTACACTTGTTAAACCAATCAAGCAGCATCGTTATTCCCTCTCAGACAGTTCTACAAGGTCAGAACCACCAGTTTCTTCTGCCACAACTACAGGCAGGTGGGCAAATTCTGACCCAGCACGCTGGGGGCCACATCATAACTAGTCAGGGTCCTGGTGGACAGCTCATTGCAAACCAGATTTTAACTGCAAACCAGAACATCAACTTAGGCCAGGTGTTGACTTCACAGGGCCACCACGGGGCTGCCCACATCCTATCTGGACCCATTCAGCTCCAGCCCGGTCAGATGGGCACACCTACACTATTTCAGATGCCCGTCTCATTGGCTCAGAGTCAGAATCAGACACAGGCCCCCACTGTCTCAGGTCATGCCCAGACAGTCATACAGGGCATGCCAATACAGAACTCCCTGACCATGTTGAGTCAGGTGGAAGGACTGAGTCCCGCAGTTAGCCTTCAGCCAGCCCTGCAGCCGCAGCCAGGTGGAGTCCCCAGCAGCACAGGAGCAGCCACCATGGCTCAAGGACAGTCTGGAGAATGTGTTACCGTGCTGGGAAGCTCCACAGACCAGGCTGCTCATCCCGCTCAGCAGCTCGTGCCACAGCCCTCTATCCTTTCCATGCCACCGGCGTCCTCCGTGTCCACGGCTGCCACAGTACCCTGCTCTTCTCCGTCCATATCTgtttccacctcttcctctgtcaCAGCGGTGGGGCTGGTCCCCCCTCAGGCTCAGCACAGTCCAGGGAGGCTAGTGTTCACCAACCAGGGCTCCAGCATGATCCTGAGCCAGGAGTCTTTGCAGATGTTCCTGCAACAG GTACCCTCCAGTGGACATCAGCAGACTCTGAAGATCCAGGGCATGTCTCCTTCGCCTGCCTTGACCACTCACGCCACAGCGCCCCCAGTGGCCGAAAGCCCCCAGCCTTCTCAGTCTCCTCTCACTCTGTGCCAGCAGATCCAGTCACCACATCACCAACAGCAGTCGCGTCCACCCTCTCAGCCTCAGCCACAGTCCCAAACTCCCTCCCGCTCGTGCACGCCCTCATCTCACACTCAACTGTTCATTGTCCACAACCAAATCGCAGAGTCCCCCAAACCCGCTCCGCAGGGCCAGCCGCAGCAAACGCCACCCCAACAAGCACACATTCAGGTTCAGCTTCAGCCTCAGCCTCGGCCGGCCTCTCAGCCCGCTCCCTATCAACAAGATATGCCTCCGGTGTCGCAGTCGCCCAAGCCTCCTTCTGCACAACCTGCACAGCATCAGTTCACTACGACTCCTGTCAGCACATGCGCTACTGCTGTGGTAAAAACCCAGGTTCCCATCCAGGGCCTGACAGCAGAGCAGCAACACCATCTGCAATTAGTAGGAGCTCAAATTCAGACTCTGTCATCCATTTCTCAGCCCTCGCATCAACAGAAACAGCTTTTGGACAAACTGCACCAG GTCCAGCAGAACATCGTGCTGCAGGCCAAGCAGTCtgctcagcctcagcctcaaGCCTCGAGTCAGTTCAGTTCCCAGCAAGATGTGCCTGTTGATAAAGTGATGATCACGTCATCAGCCAGCGCTGGTACACCTGCTCAGCTCCCCTCTATGCTGCAGCAGACGTCAGTGCTCGTCAAAACTCCTGCTACAG CATCAAGTGACTTACAGGTATTCTCAGGAGCCCAAGGGCCAGCTGGAGCAATGGTGAATCAGACTGTCACTCCTGCTAGCCTTACCCAGCCTTCACAG GTTCAGCCAAAGCCGGGAGTGATCAGCTCAGTTGGAGGAATGACTCTGGGGAAAGGTGGGATGCAGATACAGGTGTTGGGAGCGAGTCTGACTCAGATGCCTGCTCCTCAGCCCCCAGCTCCTGTACAAACTCAG ACAACAACATTGAAAATGCCTTTCAGTGCAGAGCCCAGTAAAGAAGCCAG GATGCTAGAACAGCTAAGGAAACATCAGGGTTCAGTGCTTCACCCAAACTACAGTGCTTCTTTCCACTCATTTGAGGACACAATGCACAGACTTCTGCCTTACCATCTCTACCAGGGAACTGCCAACTCTTCTCAAGATTATCAGAGAG TGGATGATGAATTTGAGAGGGTCTCCTGCCAGCTGCTGAAAAGGACACAGGCCATGCTGGACAAATATCATTACTTGCTCTTTGCTGAGTCAAAA CAGAGACTGGGCCCCTCGGCAGAGATGGTGATGATCGACCGGATGTTCATTCAAGAGGAAAAGGTTGCATTGAATCAGGACAGAATTTTGGCCAAGGAGAGACCAG AGGAATTCGTGGCAAACATTCAAATGTTGGAGAGTGTCGTTTCTTCCCAACAAAGTTCATCTGCTGAACCCGCCTCACAGAGTGGAGGAGTCTCTGCTGCTGCCCCTCCTCTAGCACCTGCACCTCATGCTCCGACCCCTCTTCCAAACACTGCCCTGCCCCCTGCACCTGCACCCATCCCAGCCCCGACTCCAGCCCCAGcgccggctccggctccggctccggctcctgCCCCGGCTccggctgcagctgcagccccGGCTCCAGCTCCCTCCCCGGCCCCGGCTCCTCCCCCTGCTCTCGCTCCCACTCCCCCTGCCGTCCCTTCACTTTCCCCTTTCCCTCCCACCAAGCTGGTCATAAAGCAGGGTGGAGGCGGAGCGTCCGTGTCCTGGTCCAGCAGCTGTACCCCACCTTCGGTTGCAACGGGCAAGCCGGTGGCTGAGCCCACCAGCCAGAGCGGCTCCTTCGTTCGTGctccggcggcggcggcgggggcgTCATCATATTCGTTTTCCTCATCGTCGCATACCTCCCAAGTGGCCGATGACGACGACGCCCTCCCGCAGCGAACCAGTAAACCTCCTATCAAGACCTACGAGGCCCGCAGGAGAATCGGCTTGAAGTTGAAGATAAAGCAGGATCAAACGGGGTTCAGTAAGGTGGTCCACAACACTGCCTTAGACCCAGTGCACACACCTCAACCTCAAATGAGCAGCCAGTCCGCACCCCAGCCTCAAAGTCAACCTCAGTCCGAAGCTGCTGAAACACATGCAAAATCCCACCCTTCGTCAACTCTTCCCACTACAGTCATCAGAACTCAGCCCCCCGTGTgcactccttcttcttctggcttATCGGTCACAATTTCAACCGCTCAGTGCAACCCACTGCCGAGAGGTAACGTCCCCGCCAGCGCagccccttcctcctcctccacagcctcCTCTCACACCTGGTCCACGTCCACCTCCTCATCGTCCACGCAGATGAATGGGACGCTGGATCATCACAGCAACGTGGGTAGGGTCAAACACAACCCCGCCTCCACTGCCACTCCCTCACAGACAACCTGCCGCCTTCCCCTCCGAAAAACCTACCGGGAAAACATTAGTCCCCGGGTCAGACCGGGGGTCCCGGGTGGCGGAGATGAACATTTTTCTTACCCCAGAACTACGCCCTCGCCCCCCAGGCACGAGGCCTCGACTCCTCCGTCGGAGCGGACAGTGATAGCCAGCGTGAAGGTGGAGAAAAGAGACAGGGAAGCCTTACAAACTCACACAGAGTCGAGCCACGAAACCGGAGGACGTTTAGGAAGTGCAATGCAGGGACTGGATGATATGGACGAGGTGTTTAACCGTGGCATCAAGACCACGCAGCACCATCATCTCCCACAGCTTCTAGACAGGGAAGGGGCAAAGGAGAGGGGGGAAGAGCACACCGACCAAGAAACAGACGTGAGTAAGTGCAAGAGGTTGAgtggaaaaaacagacacaggccAGGAGGGACATTCAGGATGGACCAGCATGCCCCCGGGCCTCCTTCCCCGGAGTCGTCCTTCACGCGAGACTCTTTGCTTCCTGCCAAACGCTGCAAGTCGGACTCTCCCGACATGGATAACGCCAGCTTCTCCAGCGGCAGCCCCCCGGACGACTCCCTGAACGAGCACCTGCAGTGCGCCATCGACAGCATCCTGAACCTGCAGCAGGAGCCCTCTGCCCGCGGGCACCACCACATCAAAGGTGGCAACAGCCGGCCCCACCAACACCAAAGTCAGCGCCCAGGTGGCTCGACAGCCTCATCCCACAGACCTTCGATCCcacacccctcctcctcctcgtcttcatcctcctccttggCCCAGCACCCTCAGGTCGGTGGCCGTGGCCACAATGGCAGCCTGGTGCCCCAGACTCAAAGTAGATAA